The following coding sequences are from one Cygnus olor isolate bCygOlo1 chromosome 2, bCygOlo1.pri.v2, whole genome shotgun sequence window:
- the ECI2 gene encoding enoyl-CoA delta isomerase 2 isoform X1: protein MAAPALTFFRRLCWRSLCEARQVQAVCIPAVHLHMTTATMQVSQKDFEKAQEQLKLLKKDPGNETKLKLYALFKQATEGPCNSPKPGMLDFVKKAKWDAWNSLGNLSQDNARQKYTELVSSLISAESAGQMKDASPEESRHDGYETIIVTTKNNITKITFNRPERKNAINHQMYREIIKALQEAGKDDSTIAVITGNGEYYTSGNDLNNFANVQPNEMEKMAKDGAELLKEFVSCFIDFPKPLIAVVNGPAIGISVTLLGLCDIVYASDRATFHTPFSQLGQSPEGCSSYLFPKIMGLAKANEMLLFNKKLTAAEACAWGLVTEVFPDGTFQKEVWERLKAYASLPKNSLAVSKQLLRSMEKEKLHAVNSQECEVLKERWLSDECLNAIVSFFQRKSKL from the exons GCAAGTGCAAGCTGTTTGTATTCCAGCAGTTCACCTGCACATGACTACAGCCACCATGCAAGTCAGCCAGAAAGACTTTGAAAAGGCTCAAGAACAActgaagcttttgaaaaagGATCCAGGGAATGAAACTAAGTTGAAACTCTATGCTTTGTTTAAACAG GCTACTGAGGGTCCCTGCAATTCTCCAAAGCCAGGTATGCTGGACTTTGTCAAGAAAGCCAAATGGGATGCATGGAATTCTCTTGGCAATTTGTCTCAG gATAATGCTAGACAGAAATATACTGAACTTGTCTCAAGTCTGATCTCTGCAGAATCTGCTGGCCAGATGAAAGatgcttctccagaagaaagCAGACATGATGGCTATGAAACCATAATTGTTACCACCAAAAACAATATCACAAAGATAACGTTTAACCgacctgaaaggaaaaatgctatCAATCATCAG ATGTACAGAGAAATTATCAAAGCACTTCAAGAAGCTGGCAAAGATGATTCTACCATAGCAGTTATTACGG GAAATGGAGAGTACTATACTAGTGGAAATGACCTGAATAATTTTGCTAATGTCCAACCCAATGAAATGGAGAAGATGGCAAAAGATGGAGCAGAATTACTTAA GGAGTTTGTGAGTTGTTTTATTGATTTTCCTAAACCACTGATTGCGGTGGTGAATGGCCCAGCTATTGGAATATCTGTAACACTCCTTGGACTGTGTGACATTGTCTATGCTTCTGACAGG gctACATTTCATACCCCATTTAGTCAACTTGGACAGAGTCCAGAAGGATGTTCTTCTTACCTGTTTCCAAAAATCATGGGCTTGGCTAAG gcAAATGAGATGTTGCTTTTCAATAAAAAGCTGACTGCAGCTGAAGCCTGTGCTTGGGGACTTGTGACTGAAGTCTTCCCCGATGGGACCTTCCAGAAGGAAGTTTGGGAAAGGTTAAAAGCTTATGCAAGCCTCCCCAAAAAT tcCTTGGCAGTGTCAAAGCAACTGTTAAGAAGTATGGAAAAGGAGAAGCTCCATGCAGTTAACAGTCAAGAGTGTGAAGTACTCAAGGAGAGGTGGTTATCTGATGAATGTCTAAATGCTATTGTCAGCTTCTTTCAGAGGAAATCAAAACTATAA
- the ECI2 gene encoding enoyl-CoA delta isomerase 2 isoform X3, with protein sequence MTTATMQVSQKDFEKAQEQLKLLKKDPGNETKLKLYALFKQATEGPCNSPKPGMLDFVKKAKWDAWNSLGNLSQDNARQKYTELVSSLISAESAGQMKDASPEESRHDGYETIIVTTKNNITKITFNRPERKNAINHQMYREIIKALQEAGKDDSTIAVITGNGEYYTSGNDLNNFANVQPNEMEKMAKDGAELLKEFVSCFIDFPKPLIAVVNGPAIGISVTLLGLCDIVYASDRATFHTPFSQLGQSPEGCSSYLFPKIMGLAKANEMLLFNKKLTAAEACAWGLVTEVFPDGTFQKEVWERLKAYASLPKNSLAVSKQLLRSMEKEKLHAVNSQECEVLKERWLSDECLNAIVSFFQRKSKL encoded by the exons ATGACTACAGCCACCATGCAAGTCAGCCAGAAAGACTTTGAAAAGGCTCAAGAACAActgaagcttttgaaaaagGATCCAGGGAATGAAACTAAGTTGAAACTCTATGCTTTGTTTAAACAG GCTACTGAGGGTCCCTGCAATTCTCCAAAGCCAGGTATGCTGGACTTTGTCAAGAAAGCCAAATGGGATGCATGGAATTCTCTTGGCAATTTGTCTCAG gATAATGCTAGACAGAAATATACTGAACTTGTCTCAAGTCTGATCTCTGCAGAATCTGCTGGCCAGATGAAAGatgcttctccagaagaaagCAGACATGATGGCTATGAAACCATAATTGTTACCACCAAAAACAATATCACAAAGATAACGTTTAACCgacctgaaaggaaaaatgctatCAATCATCAG ATGTACAGAGAAATTATCAAAGCACTTCAAGAAGCTGGCAAAGATGATTCTACCATAGCAGTTATTACGG GAAATGGAGAGTACTATACTAGTGGAAATGACCTGAATAATTTTGCTAATGTCCAACCCAATGAAATGGAGAAGATGGCAAAAGATGGAGCAGAATTACTTAA GGAGTTTGTGAGTTGTTTTATTGATTTTCCTAAACCACTGATTGCGGTGGTGAATGGCCCAGCTATTGGAATATCTGTAACACTCCTTGGACTGTGTGACATTGTCTATGCTTCTGACAGG gctACATTTCATACCCCATTTAGTCAACTTGGACAGAGTCCAGAAGGATGTTCTTCTTACCTGTTTCCAAAAATCATGGGCTTGGCTAAG gcAAATGAGATGTTGCTTTTCAATAAAAAGCTGACTGCAGCTGAAGCCTGTGCTTGGGGACTTGTGACTGAAGTCTTCCCCGATGGGACCTTCCAGAAGGAAGTTTGGGAAAGGTTAAAAGCTTATGCAAGCCTCCCCAAAAAT tcCTTGGCAGTGTCAAAGCAACTGTTAAGAAGTATGGAAAAGGAGAAGCTCCATGCAGTTAACAGTCAAGAGTGTGAAGTACTCAAGGAGAGGTGGTTATCTGATGAATGTCTAAATGCTATTGTCAGCTTCTTTCAGAGGAAATCAAAACTATAA
- the ECI2 gene encoding enoyl-CoA delta isomerase 2 isoform X2, whose product MEFRQVQAVCIPAVHLHMTTATMQVSQKDFEKAQEQLKLLKKDPGNETKLKLYALFKQATEGPCNSPKPGMLDFVKKAKWDAWNSLGNLSQDNARQKYTELVSSLISAESAGQMKDASPEESRHDGYETIIVTTKNNITKITFNRPERKNAINHQMYREIIKALQEAGKDDSTIAVITGNGEYYTSGNDLNNFANVQPNEMEKMAKDGAELLKEFVSCFIDFPKPLIAVVNGPAIGISVTLLGLCDIVYASDRATFHTPFSQLGQSPEGCSSYLFPKIMGLAKANEMLLFNKKLTAAEACAWGLVTEVFPDGTFQKEVWERLKAYASLPKNSLAVSKQLLRSMEKEKLHAVNSQECEVLKERWLSDECLNAIVSFFQRKSKL is encoded by the exons ATGGAGTTCAG GCAAGTGCAAGCTGTTTGTATTCCAGCAGTTCACCTGCACATGACTACAGCCACCATGCAAGTCAGCCAGAAAGACTTTGAAAAGGCTCAAGAACAActgaagcttttgaaaaagGATCCAGGGAATGAAACTAAGTTGAAACTCTATGCTTTGTTTAAACAG GCTACTGAGGGTCCCTGCAATTCTCCAAAGCCAGGTATGCTGGACTTTGTCAAGAAAGCCAAATGGGATGCATGGAATTCTCTTGGCAATTTGTCTCAG gATAATGCTAGACAGAAATATACTGAACTTGTCTCAAGTCTGATCTCTGCAGAATCTGCTGGCCAGATGAAAGatgcttctccagaagaaagCAGACATGATGGCTATGAAACCATAATTGTTACCACCAAAAACAATATCACAAAGATAACGTTTAACCgacctgaaaggaaaaatgctatCAATCATCAG ATGTACAGAGAAATTATCAAAGCACTTCAAGAAGCTGGCAAAGATGATTCTACCATAGCAGTTATTACGG GAAATGGAGAGTACTATACTAGTGGAAATGACCTGAATAATTTTGCTAATGTCCAACCCAATGAAATGGAGAAGATGGCAAAAGATGGAGCAGAATTACTTAA GGAGTTTGTGAGTTGTTTTATTGATTTTCCTAAACCACTGATTGCGGTGGTGAATGGCCCAGCTATTGGAATATCTGTAACACTCCTTGGACTGTGTGACATTGTCTATGCTTCTGACAGG gctACATTTCATACCCCATTTAGTCAACTTGGACAGAGTCCAGAAGGATGTTCTTCTTACCTGTTTCCAAAAATCATGGGCTTGGCTAAG gcAAATGAGATGTTGCTTTTCAATAAAAAGCTGACTGCAGCTGAAGCCTGTGCTTGGGGACTTGTGACTGAAGTCTTCCCCGATGGGACCTTCCAGAAGGAAGTTTGGGAAAGGTTAAAAGCTTATGCAAGCCTCCCCAAAAAT tcCTTGGCAGTGTCAAAGCAACTGTTAAGAAGTATGGAAAAGGAGAAGCTCCATGCAGTTAACAGTCAAGAGTGTGAAGTACTCAAGGAGAGGTGGTTATCTGATGAATGTCTAAATGCTATTGTCAGCTTCTTTCAGAGGAAATCAAAACTATAA